One stretch of Bacteroidales bacterium DNA includes these proteins:
- a CDS encoding peptidylprolyl isomerase produces MIITNDKVVSLSYELKVNDEIVDNAVAEHPLEFLFGHGQLLPLFEEKIKGLKIGDAFSFMVPCDEGYGQVNEMAVVELPKDIFNVDGQIPEDLLEVGRSLPMRDNEGNALNGMIVDIKDDVVVMDFNHPLAGQDLHFNGKVEAIRDASAEELQHGHIHGGHHHGNESGCESGCDEGCCDTEEEKGKQDCGCGCGCN; encoded by the coding sequence ATGATTATTACAAACGATAAAGTTGTATCATTAAGCTATGAGCTTAAGGTAAATGATGAAATTGTTGACAATGCAGTTGCAGAGCACCCCTTGGAGTTTCTCTTCGGTCATGGTCAGCTATTACCTCTTTTTGAAGAGAAAATTAAGGGACTAAAGATAGGTGATGCATTCAGTTTCATGGTTCCATGCGATGAGGGCTATGGTCAGGTAAACGAAATGGCTGTAGTTGAATTGCCCAAAGATATTTTTAATGTTGATGGTCAGATTCCTGAAGATCTTCTAGAGGTTGGCCGTAGCTTGCCGATGAGAGATAACGAAGGAAATGCTTTGAATGGTATGATCGTTGACATTAAAGATGACGTAGTTGTTATGGATTTTAACCACCCATTGGCAGGTCAGGATCTTCACTTTAATGGTAAAGTTGAGGCTATTCGCGATGCATCAGCCGAAGAACTACAGCATGGACATATTCATGGTGGTCATCATCATGGCAATGAATCTGGTTGCGAATCAGGATGTGACGAAGGCTGTTGCGATACTGAGGAGGAAAAAGGGAAACAAGATTGTGGATGTGGTTGCGGATGCAACTAA
- a CDS encoding cold-shock protein codes for MKGKVKWFDAAKGFGFIQTEEGNDVFVHYTGIAKEGFKRLDEGQAVSFEITQGKRGPQATNVNVLE; via the coding sequence ATGAAAGGAAAAGTAAAATGGTTTGATGCAGCTAAAGGTTTTGGCTTTATTCAAACTGAAGAAGGCAATGATGTTTTTGTTCACTACACAGGCATTGCAAAAGAAGGTTTCAAACGTCTTGATGAAGGTCAGGCTGTTTCATTTGAAATCACACAAGGCAAACGTGGCCCACAAGCTACTAATGTTAATGTGTTAGAATAA
- a CDS encoding phosphate butyryltransferase has protein sequence MKINKLDQLFDVLKSKPRRRIVAAYANDSHTIEAIGKAIDMGIVEGTLVGDEATIKKICSDLKIDSSKFRIVQEADEMKAATKAVELINKGEGEVLMKGLVSSDKYMRAILNKETGLMPPKAILTHVTVLEIPTYHKLLVFGDAAILPAPDLSQKIALTEYLIKIAHSLGIENPKVALVAATEQMTAGMPACVDAAIISKMADRGQIKGAMIDGPLSLDVAIDKESAEIKKITGGVAGDADCLVFHNIESGNTFFKACTKLAGGMVGAMVMGAKVPCVLTSRGDSAQSKMYSIALAANAAK, from the coding sequence ATGAAGATTAATAAACTGGATCAACTATTTGATGTTCTAAAAAGTAAACCAAGAAGACGTATTGTAGCTGCTTATGCTAACGATTCTCATACAATTGAAGCCATAGGTAAGGCAATTGATATGGGTATAGTTGAAGGTACTTTAGTAGGGGATGAGGCTACCATTAAAAAAATATGCTCAGATCTTAAAATAGATTCATCAAAATTTAGAATAGTTCAAGAAGCAGATGAGATGAAAGCAGCAACTAAAGCTGTTGAGCTTATTAACAAGGGCGAAGGAGAGGTTTTAATGAAGGGATTGGTTAGTTCAGATAAATACATGCGTGCAATACTTAACAAGGAAACTGGACTAATGCCTCCAAAAGCAATTTTAACACATGTTACAGTTCTAGAAATACCTACTTACCATAAATTACTTGTATTCGGAGATGCTGCAATTCTTCCTGCTCCTGACTTATCACAAAAAATTGCCCTCACTGAGTATTTAATAAAAATTGCACACTCTTTGGGCATTGAGAATCCTAAGGTTGCTCTGGTAGCTGCAACAGAACAGATGACAGCAGGAATGCCAGCATGTGTTGATGCCGCAATCATTTCAAAAATGGCTGATCGTGGTCAAATTAAAGGCGCAATGATTGATGGCCCACTATCACTTGATGTTGCTATTGATAAAGAATCTGCAGAAATTAAAAAGATAACTGGCGGTGTTGCTGGTGATGCTGATTGTTTGGTGTTCCACAATATCGAATCAGGAAATACATTCTTTAAAGCTTGTACAAAGTTAGCAGGTGGGATGGTTGGTGCAATGGTTATGGGTGCTAAAGTACCTTGCGTTCTTACATCAAGAGGTGATAGCGCACAATCAAAAATGTACTCTATTGCATTAGCGGCTAATGCTGCAAAGTAG
- a CDS encoding glycosyltransferase has protein sequence MTYQFRDILLPYNVLQLYRIVKKYNIDVIHAHQRLSILTSCIIRKFIDIPVVATVHGRTRLDLKSEFTQKTPDRVIFVSNHVLNVSACYVKIKEKSVVIPNGVEVKFISRREKPYSITYVSRIDRNHSKVILMIIQKIIPELIKEFPSITFNLIGEGNCLNLITKETSIMNSKLGKEVFKILGYHPDVKDFFLNSSLILGVGRVSLQALAYGVPVLSVNQKRLGSIITTANYADYKENNFVAIGNEPPNIDEIYTVLSDFFNNLEKYRRDANVIQNLVNTDFSLKNVAYKTVDLYSEAINSKRKVS, from the coding sequence ATTACTTATCAATTTAGGGATATTCTACTGCCTTATAATGTTCTACAATTATATCGAATTGTTAAAAAGTACAATATTGATGTAATCCATGCACATCAAAGGTTATCAATTTTAACATCTTGTATTATTCGCAAGTTTATTGACATTCCTGTTGTGGCAACCGTTCATGGTAGAACAAGGCTGGATTTAAAATCAGAATTTACTCAAAAGACACCTGATAGGGTTATATTTGTGAGTAATCATGTTCTCAATGTATCAGCATGTTACGTTAAAATTAAAGAGAAATCAGTTGTAATTCCCAATGGGGTGGAGGTTAAATTCATTTCTCGCAGAGAGAAACCTTATTCAATTACCTATGTTAGCAGGATAGATAGAAATCATTCAAAAGTAATCTTAATGATTATTCAGAAGATAATTCCTGAACTAATAAAAGAATTCCCCAGTATAACTTTTAATCTTATTGGGGAAGGTAATTGTCTTAATTTAATTACGAAGGAAACTTCAATAATGAATAGTAAGCTAGGTAAAGAAGTATTCAAAATATTAGGTTATCATCCAGACGTTAAAGATTTCTTTTTGAATTCAAGCCTTATTTTAGGAGTTGGAAGAGTTTCCTTGCAGGCATTAGCTTATGGTGTTCCTGTTCTTTCTGTTAACCAAAAAAGATTAGGTTCAATAATCACTACTGCAAATTATGCCGATTATAAAGAGAATAATTTTGTTGCAATTGGTAATGAACCTCCAAATATTGATGAAATTTATACTGTTTTAAGTGATTTTTTTAATAACTTGGAAAAATACCGTAGGGACGCTAATGTAATACAAAACTTAGTAAATACTGATTTTAGCCTTAAAAATGTAGCATACAAAACAGTAGATTTGTATTCAGAGGCAATAAATTCCAAGAGAAAAGTTAGTTAG
- a CDS encoding acetate kinase produces the protein MIVLVLNCGSSSIKYQVIDMSNDSKLLAKGIVERVGLADGILTHKPEGKEKYEVFEPIPDHNVGINLILDTLVDKEHGVISSINDIVAVGHRVAHGGEFFTESSLINDRVKSEIEKCIELAPLHNPANLKGILSMEKLLPGVPQVAVFDTSFHQTMPNFSYLYALPYEYYEKYKIRRYGFHGTSHKFVAQKACRILGMDFNSCKIITCHLGNGASIAAIKNGKSVDTSMGFTPVEGLIMGTRSGDVDPGVLLFLAEKENLSIKQVNDVINKKSGVQGISGLSSDMRDLENASAEGNERAQLAIDMYYYRVKKYVGAYAAVMDGVDLIIFTGGIGENDDNIRAHVSEAIDFMGVDFDAAANKGVRGKDKLLTKPNSRVKVMSITTNEELVIATDTASIVSKLKK, from the coding sequence ATGATAGTTCTTGTTCTAAATTGTGGAAGCTCATCGATAAAATACCAGGTTATCGATATGAGTAATGACAGTAAACTATTGGCAAAGGGTATTGTTGAGCGAGTTGGACTTGCAGACGGTATTCTTACTCATAAACCCGAAGGAAAGGAAAAATACGAAGTATTTGAGCCAATCCCTGATCATAATGTAGGGATAAACCTAATTTTAGATACACTGGTTGACAAGGAGCATGGTGTAATATCAAGTATAAATGATATTGTAGCGGTTGGTCATAGAGTTGCTCATGGTGGTGAGTTTTTTACTGAAAGTAGTTTAATTAATGACAGAGTAAAATCAGAAATTGAAAAATGTATAGAATTAGCTCCGCTACATAACCCAGCAAACCTCAAGGGAATTCTTTCAATGGAGAAATTATTGCCTGGCGTACCGCAGGTTGCCGTGTTCGATACATCATTTCACCAAACAATGCCAAATTTCTCATATCTATATGCACTTCCTTATGAATACTATGAGAAATACAAAATTCGTCGATATGGTTTTCATGGAACAAGCCATAAGTTTGTAGCACAAAAAGCTTGTAGAATCCTTGGAATGGATTTTAACAGTTGTAAAATTATTACCTGCCATCTTGGAAATGGTGCATCTATTGCTGCCATTAAAAATGGTAAATCCGTTGATACCTCAATGGGGTTTACGCCAGTTGAGGGTTTAATAATGGGTACTAGAAGTGGTGATGTTGATCCTGGCGTTCTTCTTTTCCTAGCCGAAAAAGAAAACCTTAGCATAAAGCAGGTTAATGATGTTATTAACAAAAAGAGTGGAGTTCAGGGTATTTCAGGTTTATCGTCAGATATGAGAGATCTTGAAAATGCATCTGCTGAAGGTAACGAGAGAGCTCAACTTGCAATTGATATGTACTACTATCGTGTTAAGAAGTATGTTGGTGCTTATGCAGCCGTTATGGATGGGGTTGATTTAATAATTTTCACTGGAGGAATTGGGGAAAATGATGATAATATCCGAGCCCACGTTTCTGAAGCTATTGACTTTATGGGAGTTGATTTTGATGCAGCAGCAAATAAAGGAGTACGTGGTAAAGATAAACTTTTGACTAAGCCAAACTCTAGGGTAAAAGTTATGTCAATTACAACCAATGAGGAGCTTGTAATTGCTACTGACACAGCGAGTATTGTTTCAAAACTTAAGAAATAA
- the buk gene encoding butyrate kinase: MEEFRILAINPGSTSTKIAVYRNNKSVFLKNIRHSSEELKVFPKIADQFEFRKEIILKELKDADIKIDEISAVVGRGGLVKPIESGVYEVNDQMREDIKNCIMGEHACNLGALIADNIAKTIPNARAFIADPVVVDEMEDVARIAGHPLFKRVSIFHALNQKAISRIHAKSLDKKYEELNLIVAHLGGGITVGAHKLGRVIDVNNGLDGEGPFSPERSGTLPAGQLAKLCFSGEFTYEQVKKLITGQGGLIAHAGTNDAYEVEMKAKAGDPKAKLIQNAMAYNIGKSIGAFSTVLKGKVDAILLTGGIAYNPDLVDYIKDMVGFIAPVVVYPGEDEMQALAMNGLMVLSGEVPPKLYS; encoded by the coding sequence ATGGAAGAATTCAGGATTCTTGCAATAAATCCAGGGTCAACATCGACTAAAATTGCAGTTTATAGGAATAACAAATCAGTTTTTCTGAAGAATATAAGACATTCCTCAGAAGAACTTAAAGTATTTCCAAAAATTGCCGATCAATTTGAATTTAGAAAGGAAATTATCCTCAAAGAACTCAAAGATGCGGATATAAAAATTGATGAAATTTCGGCAGTTGTTGGTAGGGGAGGATTAGTTAAACCTATAGAATCCGGTGTTTATGAGGTGAATGATCAGATGAGAGAGGATATAAAAAACTGTATTATGGGCGAACATGCATGTAACCTAGGTGCATTAATTGCCGATAATATTGCTAAAACAATACCAAATGCTCGAGCCTTTATTGCAGATCCTGTGGTTGTAGATGAAATGGAAGATGTTGCTCGAATAGCAGGACATCCTCTTTTTAAAAGAGTATCAATTTTCCATGCGTTAAACCAAAAAGCAATTTCAAGAATTCATGCAAAATCATTGGATAAAAAATATGAGGAGTTAAATCTGATTGTTGCTCATCTTGGGGGTGGTATTACTGTTGGAGCGCATAAATTAGGCAGGGTAATCGATGTTAATAACGGACTTGATGGTGAAGGACCTTTTTCTCCAGAACGTTCTGGAACACTTCCTGCTGGACAACTTGCTAAACTTTGTTTTAGTGGGGAGTTTACGTACGAACAGGTTAAGAAATTGATTACTGGTCAAGGAGGATTGATTGCACATGCTGGTACTAATGATGCCTATGAAGTGGAGATGAAGGCTAAAGCTGGCGACCCCAAAGCAAAGCTTATACAGAATGCTATGGCATACAATATTGGAAAGTCGATAGGGGCATTTTCAACTGTTTTAAAAGGGAAAGTTGATGCAATTTTGCTTACTGGTGGCATTGCATATAACCCTGATTTAGTTGATTATATTAAGGATATGGTAGGGTTTATTGCCCCTGTAGTAGTGTATCCGGGTGAGGATGAAATGCAAGCGTTAGCAATGAACGGACTAATGGTTTTAAGTGGAGAAGTTCCTCCAAAATTATATAGCTGA
- a CDS encoding SDR family oxidoreductase has protein sequence MNIIITGASRGIGYETAKRFSTIGDNNIVAIARNESKLKELKNECACENTNTQLFPIVFDLEDSNSYKDGLVVEIKKCFSTIDIVINNAGLLINKPFDKLTDNDIDRMIQLNLTSPVKLIKSLLPLMNRPGHIVNISSMGGFQGSQKFPGLAVYSAAKAGLASLTECLAEEYKNTGLVFNCLAIGSTDTEMLREAFPGYQATFKTSEMADFIVDFAINKSKFFNGKIIPVSISTP, from the coding sequence ATGAACATAATAATTACCGGAGCATCGAGGGGAATTGGATATGAAACCGCAAAGCGTTTTTCTACAATAGGCGATAATAATATTGTGGCTATTGCCCGTAACGAGTCAAAACTAAAAGAACTAAAAAATGAATGTGCTTGTGAGAATACTAATACCCAGCTATTCCCTATCGTTTTTGATCTTGAAGATTCAAATTCTTATAAAGATGGTTTGGTTGTTGAAATTAAGAAATGTTTCAGCACTATTGATATTGTTATAAATAATGCTGGATTACTTATTAATAAACCTTTTGATAAACTAACGGATAACGATATTGATAGGATGATTCAGCTTAATCTTACATCTCCTGTTAAACTTATTAAATCCTTACTCCCATTAATGAATCGTCCTGGGCATATTGTCAACATTAGCAGTATGGGAGGATTTCAGGGAAGTCAAAAGTTTCCGGGATTAGCAGTTTATTCTGCTGCAAAGGCAGGTTTAGCATCATTGACAGAGTGTTTAGCCGAAGAGTATAAAAATACGGGGTTAGTTTTCAATTGCTTAGCTATTGGCTCAACGGATACCGAAATGCTAAGAGAAGCATTTCCTGGCTACCAAGCAACTTTTAAAACCTCAGAAATGGCTGATTTTATTGTTGATTTTGCAATCAATAAATCTAAATTCTTTAATGGGAAAATAATTCCTGTATCAATATCAACCCCATAA